CGTCGGTCCTCGCCTCGCTGTCGAAGGGCGGCATCAATGCGGCGACCCGGAGCCTCGCAATCGAATATGCGAAGCGTGGTATCCGCGTGAACGCAGTATCGCCGGGCATCATCAAGACCCCCATGCACGCCCCGGAAACGCATGAATTCCTCTCGGCGCTGCACCCGGTCGGTCATATGGGCGAGACGTCGGACATCGTCGATGCCGTTCTCTTCCTCGAAAATGCGGCCTTCGTGACGGGCGAGATCCTGCACGTCGATGGCGGCCAGTCGGCCGGGCATTAATCCGGTCTGTCAAGGAGACGAGCCATGCCTATCGTGACCGTTCAACTGACCCGTGAAGGCACCGAGCCCGGTGTCGATCATGTAACCCCCGAACAGAAAGCCGAAATCTACAAGGGAATGAGCCAGGTTCTGCTCGACGTGCTCGGAAAGCCGCTCGACTGGACATGGGTTATCTTTCAGGAGGTCGAGATGGAAGATTGGGGCTGGGGCGGTATGCCCGTCGAGGAGTATCGCAAGAAGCTCGCGGCCACCTCCGGCTGAACCGTTCAATCTTGGAGACGATGATGAACGCCCGCCATCTTACCAGCATGCTCGGCATCGAATTGCCGATCATCCAGGCGCCGATGGCGGGTGTATCTTCGCCCGCCATGGCGGCGGCGGTCAGCAACGCGGGCGCGCTCGGCTCGATCGGGGTCGGCGCGACCGATGCCGATGGCGCGCGCGGGATGATTGCCGCGGTACGCGAGGGCGCCGCGAAGCCATTCAACGTCAATCTCTTCTGCCACGCGCCCGCCGTTGCCGATGCGGCGATCGAAGCCGCGTGGATCGCCCGTCTCGCACCGCTGTTCGCCGAGTTTGGCGTGGATGCACCGGACGCGCTGGGCGAAATCTATCGCAGCTTCGTCGCCGACGAGGCGATGCTCCAAATGCTTCTGGGCGAGCGGCCGGCCGTCGTCAGCTTTCATTTCGGCCTGCCTTCCGAATCCGCGATCCGGGCGCTGCGCGACGCCGGCATCCTGTTGCTTGCATCCGCGACCAACCTTGACGAAGCGCGGATTGCATCGGCCGCGGGCGTCGATGCCGTCGTGGCGCAGGGATGGGAGGCTGGCGGGCATCGCGGGGTTTTCGATCCCGACGCGCCCGACGATCGGCTCGGCACTATGGCACTGACGCGCCTGCTCGTCGATGCGATCGACCTTCCGGTCATCGCGGCGGGCGGTATCATGGACGGCGCGGGCATCGCCGCCGCGTTGGATTTGGGTGCCGCGGCGGCGCAGCTC
This sequence is a window from Sphingopyxis sp. USTB-05. Protein-coding genes within it:
- a CDS encoding 4-oxalocrotonate tautomerase family protein, whose product is MPIVTVQLTREGTEPGVDHVTPEQKAEIYKGMSQVLLDVLGKPLDWTWVIFQEVEMEDWGWGGMPVEEYRKKLAATSG
- a CDS encoding nitronate monooxygenase family protein; this encodes MNARHLTSMLGIELPIIQAPMAGVSSPAMAAAVSNAGALGSIGVGATDADGARGMIAAVREGAAKPFNVNLFCHAPAVADAAIEAAWIARLAPLFAEFGVDAPDALGEIYRSFVADEAMLQMLLGERPAVVSFHFGLPSESAIRALRDAGILLLASATNLDEARIASAAGVDAVVAQGWEAGGHRGVFDPDAPDDRLGTMALTRLLVDAIDLPVIAAGGIMDGAGIAAALDLGAAAAQLGTAFIACDESLADAGYRAALTSEAALHTKMVRAVSGRPARILANRFAALDGNVPATHIPAYPIAYDLGKALHAAAKSRGEYGFGAQWAGQGAPMARAMPAADLIATLAAEMAAARNS